tgtacagctatCAATATGCATGGGTTATGACTACACTTCTCTCTATGTTATTTTGGATGCCAGAATTGTAAATAAGGCCTGTTTACTGAGACAAGAGGCATCAATCACTTCCACAACAGGTGAGGGCCTGCAGACTATTAAAGattgaggaagacagagagagagagggagaatgagagagagagtgagagagtgagtgagtgagtgagtgagtgtgtgtgtgtgtgtgtttgtcattgaCATTCTGCTACAGCATTACACTATCACACACTTTCACTATACCAACGTTATTGTACATTCAGTCCCAATATacattcagctgtgtgtgtgtgtgtgtgtgtgtgtgtgtgtgtgtgtgtgtgtgtgtgtgtgtgtgagtgtgtgtagcaaGTGGGAATCCTATCTCCAATGTAGCAAGTGGGAATCCTATCTCCAATGAGACAGGATTGTGGGAAGGAGTCTGATAGAGGGGTGATGAATATAAgtaaagaaggggggggggcatgttgcAGTAGGTCAGGACCAAGACAGGTACAATTTATACGCAAGCAATACCTAATTGTATTGCAGTTTAAGCTTTGTTGACTTATTCTTTAAAGAGAGCTTTTGCCAGAATGTAAAAGGGCAATGAGCTGAGCGAGCACTGGCTCTATAACTCAGCATACAAAACAGTTGTATGTCAGGAACACAATTAATCCGTATTAGTATAGACATTCCTCAGCCATGTAACCTACTGGTCACTGACAGACAGGACATCCGTATGTTTTCTGTCATTGTTCTGTGGATATTGTGTCTATGTTGAATGGAACTTGGCCCGCAAGGAAAACTGCCAACTTCCATTCATTGAAAGGGCTTGAGTACTTATTTATTCTCAGTGAAAGCCTCTTCACTGCTGATAATGTGTTTACAAGACATCTTTTCACATTTACCAAAGAATGCTTGGCCAACACTCAATAAGACCTCAAAAcaatgaaaactgtttatgtATTTATCTACCTAATATTGCTGACATTCCTGAGACCCAGgggaattttttaaaaatatttagatgTCTTATAGATTATTTCAGTACAGTATTGTGGCTGAAAGATTTGTATtgctatctatttatttatgtatttatttatttattttataatacTCCTTGTAGGAAATCAGTCCCTGTTTGATTACAGAAAATTTTCAACATTAAGTAATTTAAGGTAATTAAGTACTATAAGACAATACACAAccatttgcatggatgtgccAAAGCATTTGCAGCTATTTTCAAGTTAAAAGTGTACGGTAAAAGGCCGTGTAAGAAGGGCAAGGTACTAGAGCCCTGCTGGCTGATGATTCCCTGCTAGAAGTCGCCATCTAAAGGACAAAAAGAGCATTCCTTTAAAAGGATTTTACACGCAATTTGCACTGTATCCACTAGGCGTCAGTGTTACATCGGCGCCAGCTGGGACCGTCAGACAATAATACTGGTTCCGAGTATATACTGGCCTGTGCCGTTTTCCAAAAAATAGGAACCGTCACGCGTTTAGCGCCCGCATGATGCCACTTCATGGTTTAGTTCATGATTGTGCTATTTGTttagtgttttaaaatgtatgAAGATGAGGATTTGGCTATTTGTGATTGTTTGCCGTGAAGGAATCAGGGGAAGGAGGAGGATACAACCAAAAGTCGGCTGAGGGCACCCTTTTGTTTTTTACATTGGACCTATTTGCACATTAGTGCTGACTGATTGAACCTTCGACCTATATGTTATTGTATTTCTATTTTGTTTGGCAATGCCGTGGCGTCAGACATTCAGCCGCTTCCGCCTTCGCCTTATCCTACCTGCATGATCAATCGCAAACGCGAATTGCTTCCATTTGCGCACTGCTTGGTTTCGCTTCCTAGTTAATTGTTCATGCGGTAAGCTGTACGTCTGTTCGAACCGTGTGTATGTTACAATCATGACCAACAGCATTGGTGATCAAACGCCAAATGAACGGAAAGAGGTCTTCGATGATTACTTAATGTACTACGATCAGGTTTGGCAACATGGTAACGTGAAAGTGTGTAAAGACCGACAGGTGACAGAAAAGGCTAGGCATGTATTGCTGTCAGAGACGGACCCAGTGGAAAGATTCACAACCTTTGACTTCTATCACACCGCGTTCGAGTGCGTCAGACTCGGGGTAAAAGATTGTAGAAGTGTATTTAATGTGTTCATAAAGGCCGCTGAATTGCTGGAAACGCTCTGTGTCAACCTGTTCCTGTTCCCGTGGAAGAAGGAAATAAAGACCATCAAGGTAAACTTATCAAGTTATCCTTTTTTACATTCTCAAAAATGCCCTTTTAAGCTATGTCACTCTAGTATAGACCTGTCCGATTGGTAATATTGATTGCCTTGTTTTATTACCCCCACAATTAGCATTTCACGTGTGGGGTTATCTGTCATGGGGAAGTGAAACTAGTTGTGAACTGTGGTCTCTCTCAGCTAAATAACAAACAGGGGCAGTCTACATAACTTCATTGTGCTCTTTTAACATGTACAGAGGTATACTGTATAGGCTAGAGTATTGtaggcttcacacacacacacacacacacactcacccatacCCTCTCTCTCAGACCTTTACAGGCCCTTTTGTCTACTGCATTCAGCCAGTGTTCCCCAAGAATATTGTGAGTGGCATTCTTGAAAGTATTGGATACCGACCCGAGTCAGACACCGAGTATCGTCTCACCGCGGATGCAGACCATGACCAGGCTAAGGCTATGGGCTTCGAGCTCTTCCTGGCAAGGGTGGAGTGTGAATACCTGCTGGAGATCATGGGACAGAGGGCCCACGCTGAGTGCCTGGAGATCTTCCAGAGGAGGGCTGGGCCCCTGAACCACTGGGAGAGCCGTGGTACTGCAGAGAACGAGCCCAGGAACGAGAGCTCAAGGGCAGTGAAGGACAGCGGCAGCTTGGAGGTGGACGCTGTAGACCAACCTGATGTGTTCTCGCTGGCTGAGCCTTCAGTGGTTGCTCAGGAACAGGAGGAGCAGCCTGAGGGATCGGTCAGGCCGACGGAAGAGCCAGAGAGACACGCGCCTCTTCCGCTGGACGCCGAGGGGTCAGGTGCCGCAGCTGGCCCTGAGTCTTCAGGGAGACACCGCACCGGCTCCTCAATGCTCGACGACCGCTCCATGATTGAGATGCAGACGAACTACCCCGACCTGGCCATCCGCAAGAATCCGGTTTTCCGAAAGAACCGGGGAGGCTCGTACCCAACGCCTGGCACCAAGGTCCGCGGGAGGTTGGGGGACGATGGCGACATTATGCCAATGAGGAATTACGCCCACACCCATGCCAGCGACCTAAGCAGCCCTCAGTCCTTCTCCCTCCACACAGAGAGTCAGGTGGCAGCCGCCTCCAGCGCCCCAATCAAGCCCCAGCCCAAACCCAGCCTCCCGGAGGTCATCCTGGAGCCCCAGCCTCTAATGGTCAGCTCGGGCCCGGCCTCTATGATCCAGTACCGCGACACAGCTGTGCAGAGCGCAGTGTCCAGGCCAGGCCAGGAGGGCACACCTATAAACACCCTTGATCTGGAGGAGCTGAGCAACAGATTGAGGCAACTGTGCGTGGAGGAGCTGAAGTACCCCATCGAGGAGACGGCACAGGGTCAGTCTCCCTGCACTGGCTGCCATGATCACCACCGGCCTGCTGCTGCCGCTACAGCGCCCCCTCCTGGATCACCCCGGGATAACAGCCACCAGCCTATCCTGTGTACCCCGTCCCCCCTCCCTGTCTGCAGCATCACTGGTTGTAACAGCCACCCCGGCCTTCATGTGGTCCACCACGGGCTGCAGCTGGGCGAGGACACCATCAAAGAGCCCCCCAGCTCCTTCTACAAGCCCCCAAGCCCCCTGGGGATGTGTGGCCCACCCCTGGAGCCTCCAGCTGGGCATCTGGGGATGTGTGGCCCACCTGTGGAGCCTCCAGTTGGACATCTGCCAGccactgttgctgctgctgctgcacctgCTCCTCTGGGTGCAGCAGGCGTGGAGGGCAGGGCATCTGGCCAACAGCCAGAAGATGACATCCTGCAGACGTACGTCCTGGTGGAGCACGAGAGGAAGTGACATcagactgactgacagacaggcCGAGTGGCCAATCGTTTGCTATAGATTGTAGGAAGTGGGTAGAAAACTTTCGCACTCCTTCCACCCACATCTCGGTGTTTCCTGCCATCATAGCGAGGTCCATTTGACATGCACTATGACCGACCCCCTCATGAAACCTGTCTTGCCAGAAAGCCACCCTGCCAGCCTGTGTTAATCAGGCCAGTGTATTTCTGTCCTGTGGCAGGCTGCCAAGGGAATCACCTACTTAAACACAGCAAAATGTAGAGAAAATGACTTGTAGAGAAATGTCAAGCCGTTTAGGCTGCTCATACGCCGCCATACCTGATGTGACTGTCCACGAGCCAGAAATAGTTGGCGTTCATCCAACATCAAAGAAGTATAGCCTAATTAATAGTGTGCTTAAATCAGTTGTTGCCATCCTGCTTTTAAACCACTCCATGTGTGAGGGTCACTTAAGGACCATTATCAtgtccttaaaaaaaaaatcttgaaatgtttctcaggtgaaagtattttttttctcctgttACCTCCAGTCAGCACTGTATTGTGTATATTGTGTTAAACTTACGACTGCGAGGGATACAAGCTTCTGAATGTGCCTTACTTCGTTTGAAGCCAAAATATGCACTTATTGTCTTTCTATTAATGATTCATGTATTGAATGAAAGAGTATTGTGCTGttattagctgattgtgagaggACATTTTTGCTAATAAAATTGATGCTTTTTGTGGTGTCTGTAAGGTATGGTCATACACTGTTATTACAACTCTCCATCTAAAAAAAAGCAATTGATAAACAGTTAAGAATATGATGGTAATAGAAGCCTAAGACCACATTAAAACTTGACACAATTTTATTGTGAATAAATTACATTTACCTTAAATAACAATAGTAGGTGGATATTTGACCTTGACGTGTGCCCAGTGTCTGTTGGTCCTTCAATAACAAGTGCACATCAGAACAAGcttagagaaaaagaaaaacggtAACAACTGATGTCACCAGGGTTCCTTGACAACAGAGACACTATCAGACATCTTTTGTATGTTGTAAACAATGATATCTGGGAAGTCATATTCACAGTAATCAGGAATGCTGCACTAGCTGTCCTACTGAGCAGTGAGTGAACacaatctaaaacttaaactaTATCTGAGCATGTAGGATCCACTGCCAGAGCAGAGCTATGACACACTACTAATGCAGACGTTTAGCCATAAAATGATCACCTGGTCATGTCTAGTTTTGTAAGAAGAAAGCACACTTTGCACCATCATTTTACAAGGAATGGACTTAGAATCTGTGTTGCTGAGAGTGGATCCTCGAGGTTTACGGTCTTGTCGGTCCAGCTCGTGTCCAGCACATTTGATTGAGACGATTCTGCACAGCAGAAGCACAGAAAATGTACAAGATCAAAGCAAAGAACAGGAATCGTAACCACCAGTGCATCATGCCTTCAGATGACCCATGAAGACGACACCCCTTGCATCTCATGTGCCACTGCTGGAATCACGTCCTCTGTGCTGCTAAAATCCTCTCCTTGTTCTCCTCATACTGCTGCAGCATCTGCTGTATGTCATGGTCAGCTGGGATGACCTGTTAAACCACAAGGCACCATGAGGAATATCTTATTTCCATGGTTTATTACCATGTTGCACTGGTAAGCAATAATCAAGGCGGCCAAAACAGCAACTCCTTTTGTGTCATGGTATTTGATTTGAAAGAAATAACACAAGGGAGGTACTCACAAGAACCGGGGCAGGTACTTTAAATGAGGTTTGTTTTATTAACCAGTCTTCATAtagctggtggatggactccaGGTATTCCTTCATTTAAACAATAGAAATAAAGGCAGTCAGAACTACTAAGGCACTTCCTGTAGAGGGTGGACACGTTCAAATACCTCGGTGTCCAGATCACCGAAGATCTGACATGGTCTACCCATCTGGACACCGTGGCAAGGAAGGCCAGGCAGAGACTGCACCATCTAAGGAGGCTGAAATGCAAAGCGTCCAACAGTCCTGCAGAGCTTCTACTCCAGCAGCACTGAGAGCATCCTGACTGAGAGCTTCCTGACTGAGAGCATCCTGACTGAGAGCATCCTGACTGGGTGCATCACCACTTGCTATGGAAACACCACCAAAATCCTTAAAGACCCCAGCCACCCAGACTATGGTCTGTTCTCTCAGGAAGCAGACATTGTACACTGGCTGCAAggactgagagactcaggaagaGTTTCTGTTTAAGCACTTTTTATTGTGTACCACTGTTCCCCTGTAGAGAACACCACTTCTTCCCCATCTGCAATAACCCCCTGACATCTGGAATGTGTTGTTTCTTGTCGGTCACTATTTTTGGTAAGTTGTTctgtgtcagtttgtgtgtttttgcttgGCATGGAGCCAACTGTAACATTTCACTGCattgtatgtatgtgacaaataaaatctGAATGAGGTTATATGCTGTGACCACAGCATCTTTGAAAGAATGTGTCGGTAAAGTTTTTAAAACAACATGGAATGCTTTAGCACACaatcattaaataaaactgCCTAGATGATACTGGACATCCATCTTAGGGAGGGAAGAGCAGGGAGGGAAACATAGTTACCATTGGAATgaccttctcctcttctctgcacCTCTGCCTGAGTCTCTCATAGCAGGTCTCTGGTGTGGTCTGCAAGTACACTACAATAGGATAGCGACAAGTTAGAAGGTCAATAATCTACTGTTCGCATTACTCTGATGACTGCGCACTGACATCAAACGTGTTTGTTAATGTGTTAGTGAATCTGTTTGGAAAGAGCAGCCCTGAAGTGTCAAAGAAATCCCCAGTTAATCATCAACTAAGCAAAGTAGGCTCTCGAATACTCCCATGAGCCCACGTTACACACTTCCACTTCACTGTAAAACAGCCTTCAGCATCAAACGCTCCTCAATCTCCTCTGAGACTCCCCTACTTTCTGTTCACACTTCAACCATCATTTCTATGGTAATGTTGGAAATACCTTGCATTACCTATTAAGTCGACAGGAAGAGAGATGTTCGTTGTGATCCACTCAAACCACTCACTGAGGACTGCAAAATCCACCTCTGGCATCTTCCCACTGGCACAAAAGATATCCATATTGAGATTGAAATTTATTAATTGACAGTTATTGGGTGCATAAATGTGGGTGTGATGGCAATTAGATCACTCCATTTACATTTGTTTTGAAAAATGCTTTTTGGAGAATCGGATCACAAGTGGTCAGTTGTAAATACAAGCATAAACATCCAACAAGACGCATTGTGATCTGATCACTGAAACCACTTGCGGAGGTGGTTTGGAACACATAGAGCTCAACACAACAGTCACCAACCACTCAGGTTGTGAAGTAACAATCTATTTCACGTTCTCCTTTGAGAACTGGGTTATAAAATCGTAACCGTCCAAGGTAGATTTAAAACCAGCTATGGCATGATTAAGCAATTgtatatgttcatataaaattACCACAATAGTAATGTAATCATCTAATCATCTGTAATATTAGAGACCTGTGGTCTGATATTAACTGTACCTTCGGTATAGGTTTTCCACAAATATGTACTTGGCACTGAATATGGATCTTTCCATCATCCTTATGGGTGCAGACTGCAAAGAGTGAGATTTAAAAGAAATAACTGTGAGGTTATATAACAAACCAAGAATCTGGGACACtcgccatcctcctcctcattctcATATGCCATTCTCtgcctcacagacacacactccaaaacacACCACATCCAAATCCTTCACTGTCCACCATgtgaaacacaaacattcaGCAAATTAAATTTAGCAAATTACATACATTTTCAGGTTGACAAAATATTTAGTTATCCTTCATTATCCTGTGACTATTTGGCAGCCTGATACCTGTGTGTTTATTCTGCCCCATTAGAATAAGCATAAACGGAGCTACAACTGTTACTTACTATTTGTGACAGATGCCTGTCCAGCATGGTGAGCTGCACGTATGTCTGCAGGGTGATGCCCCATCTGGTTGGGTCCTGATACATCAAGCCCTTGGAGATAAAATGGCGGTGCAGTTATCAACACATGCAAAAATGAAACTAGGCTAATAATGAGGACTAGCAAACCAATCAAAATCTgtgtttcactagttcacattccgtaatttgcaaacagatataatagcataatagaaaagcatgtttggcgaAGTCTCTGGCCAGGGTCCTGAAGTGATTTGCGGGATCGTGCAGGAGTCAACTGCGCAGGCAGGAGTCGTGCAGGATTCCGCAATACACCCCAAAAAATGCGTTAAAGATGAGACCCTATAGCAAGGACCACGCGAACAAATTCGAAGGGAGAGCGCAAGGTGCGCTAATTCCCTCAGATCAGAGAGACCTGATCTGACATAAGAGTGTTAGGCGTCGGAGGACCACGGGCCGAGAGTTTTGAGCGCTTGATCGGACAGGTCGTTATTTGCCGCGTTGGTGGCTGCACCATAAAATACTGAGTAACGGCCTGCTGGGATTCCGATTTGTGTTAGAACAGTGTTGAGCTGCGTTTGAAACCAGAAGCAAGTTACGGAGCGTCCGTAGTCTGGAGGGGGATCTTTCCATGCGATGGAAAAATAATTAACCAAATTGTATAGGGCTGCAGGAGAGAGtagatgttgaaaatgacacgCGGTTGTGAAGTTCAACATCTAATGCACCCCAAGGTTTAGTAGGCTAGTAAGGCCTACGCAATTAAAATAGGCTGCTGTAGCTATAATGGCAAGAGAAGCGATGAGCAGCAACACATTACAGAGGATTCCGAGGAACAGCAGAGCTACACACAGGTGCTCCCTTGGTCAGCTAGGGAAGGGCTTTAATATGCTGATACAGAGGAAGGTGAAAAAACTCcaacatttaaaggagaaaaatTCCTTCCTTGCCCTCTTGGCAATAAGCGACAGAGCAACAGCTCCTGTGTATCAGCTGCCTTACGGCCAACGCCGGCATTGAGTTAAAGCGATGCTCCcttaaatacattttgtgatcatCACATAGATTGTATTGTATTACTATTTTATGTAGACATGGTCTCGGATGAGATGCAGATACGGCAGCCTATAGGGTGGTGGCACCAATTCAGGGAAAGAGGGGTGAGGGAGAACCAGGGACCCTGGCTGGGGAAAAACGCGGGCTCGAACACAGTTCGCGCCGGCGGGAGATGATGGGGACAGGGGAAAATTTAGGCATAGGTCTGCTTTCCTTGCGAAACAAGGACAATCGATCCTACATCCAACTCTGCTCTAATCAAAGATATGGTCCGCGGAGTAGCTCTCCTTGCAAGCGGAGTGGTGCCGATGCTGCAACTTCGGCAGGTAGAGGCCGACTGCGAATAAAAAACCTGTCTGACTGAAGGAGGCGTGGCAAACTCAGTcatgctcctcccgaacttccgtTTGTAAACGCCATTATGTCCACTGTCTGTTAAATAAACAaagaatctaatctaataaaaTAGTCAATTTAACAAAATTTCATCCGGACCAGTCGCTCAGAATGTATATTTGGCAGACTGACTACCAAGGGATTGTGTGTCGACCAAGTAAAACTACCTGTGGGatccaaaagaaaaaaaacttcatAGTGTGCTTTACATGTATTCTTGGCCGACAAAGAGAAATCTTACCAAAGGGTTGTGTCCTCGAACATTCCTCCATTTCGAAACTGGTTCAGTCAGTACCTATCAGATAAAGACAGAGAATTCATGCAGAAAAACTCCAAAGTATTGCACACCAAAAATCATGCCTGAAGTCTGAAGTAAGTAGTGACCATGGCATACAGTAATGATAAAGGATTGAGTAGGATACCTCTATACTGTTGGTTTTGCTGAAATATTCCAAGCATGTCGTCTTTCCACTGGCAATGTTACCTTCAATACAAATCtgaaatagagagaaagcaagTTACAGATTCCTGTTAGTTTATATTACAGGTTAGGCCAACatttgtttgttagtttgtgtgGTAGTAATTCATTTTTAATCACTGCAATATTTGTAGATGGAATACTATAGTAGTTGTGGTAGTTATTATACTAAAAGCAATGACGCCATTGTTTGAATCATCGTTATCATTTatatttgaaaaataaataaataaaatataggctattacaagtagcctaccattatttGTTAATCGTGACCAGTTCAGATCACTGTATGTAATTCTACTGACACCTAGCATTCATTGCTGACAGCACCATAATGCTTACCACTGAAGGCCTCTCCTCCCCATTTCGCACCAATTTCCCTTGAGAAGGAGACAACATTATCAGACAACCTTTTCCCTCCGGTACACCTTCAGTCAGCACCAAGCTATAGCGAGAAGCaaagaggagcagagaagaaGGGATAAGCCTGGACACATCGCGGCGCTAAGCTATGACGATGACTAGGCTATTCGTCAACCTCTAACAGCTCTGCCAGTAGCCTATCTACGGCGTTAGTTAAAGACATCGCAAGGTTAGAAATCGgccaaatacaaatacaaaacatcgAGGTACAAATTCAAATAAACTAGGAGAGAGATAGCTTAACACCTAATGTTAGGCTTTGCGTGAGTTGTCAACGTTAACCACGACTTGCGAGTCGGAGCAGGTGGcactaaagtaggcctatcggAAATTCAACACAGGTGCCGACTTATCTTGTAGCATTAAAGTGACACACTGTTACTGTAAACTCAGCGTTTCAGCACTAGCAACATTGAATCGACTCAGCCCTTTTCTGAAACTGTAACGTTGACATAGGACAGGCTACTTACTTGACACAACCTCTCCGCTTTTACTATGAAACCCAGCATGAGCGGAAACAGCACCGAGAAATTTAAGGTGATTTTCTCCGCAAACAAACTGGTTTATGCGTACACTAAAACAAGTATATGCTCGTGTTGAACTCCTCCACAATCCCTGTATGGATTTCAATGTTATCAACATCGCGTAAGATTCTCCAACATCCGCCTGAGTCGCATGGATAGATGCTCAGTTAAAGAACTGTCACGTGACCTTCTACATCCGTGTTTATTTCATAGCATTTCCAGGTTGACACATTTGAAGCACACGCTGTCAGAATATAAGTCTATGTGTAGCTTAGAACTGCCTCAGTACAGTTACAGAATAAATACACCACTGCATTTAAATACAATGTGTTGGTGAAAAAATGATGGCACATTGTTTTACTGATTAACAGTAGCCTTACAAAATCTGCTCAAATTTTCTAAAAGCTGGTTCACCTCTTATGCTGCATTCCAGACAACTCGGAAGTCAGATAGGCCTATGTCCTAGTTGGAATCTCCCAATTTCATTCCAGACAAGAATTCTGACTCTTCTACTGGGAAAAAGTAGGGGAGAAccaggacgaatgaaacacttcttaattaaacgtaatttacaaagacatcgtaaaacactgaaagttaatattttgtcactagcaacctacatctatcctctgtcaaatacagtttcatttacagctctgaacaaaaccgttcaagagttaattaaggagaagtcgaacgtgcattttgtttcattcctggctgggacgaatgaaacagcatgggggacgaatgaaacatacagcttaaattatgtaaacttcccacaatttcaatatttgacaaaatATCATAAATGGTACTTCAAGTatttgttattttagatagattgctgctgggctatatgtcttggttcatgtttgttaacaactcattgccgtcatggtGAAGTgcatatctcgcggttatggaaatagcatgcactatgccattaatatagctagaataatgcatgtttcgaattatataatgtttctatagtacaaaatgttatttcactctgtttttacgtggttaaagccaccacacatccaaataagtgcccttcatgacccacaggccgtcagtctccataggttaacatggcaaaactcgaccccctacctgatagccccaaatatatttgcatctttctaaaactgcttttccatgtctcacctgcataaaatatagtataaaaacagatatgtgtgcattgacttagaataaatagggtttactgcctggtcgggacaaat
The Alosa sapidissima isolate fAloSap1 chromosome 14, fAloSap1.pri, whole genome shotgun sequence DNA segment above includes these coding regions:
- the LOC121682134 gene encoding uncharacterized protein LOC121682134, which produces MTNSIGDQTPNERKEVFDDYLMYYDQVWQHGNVKVCKDRQVTEKARHVLLSETDPVERFTTFDFYHTAFECVRLGVKDCRSVFNVFIKAAELLETLCVNLFLFPWKKEIKTIKTFTGPFVYCIQPVFPKNIVSGILESIGYRPESDTEYRLTADADHDQAKAMGFELFLARVECEYLLEIMGQRAHAECLEIFQRRAGPLNHWESRGTAENEPRNESSRAVKDSGSLEVDAVDQPDVFSLAEPSVVAQEQEEQPEGSVRPTEEPERHAPLPLDAEGSGAAAGPESSGRHRTGSSMLDDRSMIEMQTNYPDLAIRKNPVFRKNRGGSYPTPGTKVRGRLGDDGDIMPMRNYAHTHASDLSSPQSFSLHTESQVAAASSAPIKPQPKPSLPEVILEPQPLMVSSGPASMIQYRDTAVQSAVSRPGQEGTPINTLDLEELSNRLRQLCVEELKYPIEETAQGQSPCTGCHDHHRPAAAATAPPPGSPRDNSHQPILCTPSPLPVCSITGCNSHPGLHVVHHGLQLGEDTIKEPPSSFYKPPSPLGMCGPPLEPPAGHLGMCGPPVEPPVGHLPATVAAAAAPAPLGAAGVEGRASGQQPEDDILQTYVLVEHERK
- the tk2 gene encoding thymidine kinase 2, mitochondrial isoform X1, which encodes MLITLKSIQGLWRSSTRAYTCFSVRINQFVCGENHLKFLGAVSAHAGFHSKSGEVVSRKLVRNGEERPSVICIEGNIASGKTTCLEYFSKTNSIEVLTEPVSKWRNVRGHNPLGLMYQDPTRWGITLQTYVQLTMLDRHLSQISAPIRMMERSIFSAKYIFVENLYRSGKMPEVDFAVLSEWFEWITTNISLPVDLIVYLQTTPETCYERLRQRCREEEKVIPMEYLESIHQLYEDWLIKQTSFKVPAPVLVIPADHDIQQMLQQYEENKERILAAQRT
- the tk2 gene encoding thymidine kinase 2, mitochondrial isoform X2, which gives rise to MLSPSQGKLVRNGEERPSVICIEGNIASGKTTCLEYFSKTNSIEVLTEPVSKWRNVRGHNPLGLMYQDPTRWGITLQTYVQLTMLDRHLSQISAPIRMMERSIFSAKYIFVENLYRSGKMPEVDFAVLSEWFEWITTNISLPVDLIVYLQTTPETCYERLRQRCREEEKVIPMEYLESIHQLYEDWLIKQTSFKVPAPVLVIPADHDIQQMLQQYEENKERILAAQRT
- the tk2 gene encoding thymidine kinase 2, mitochondrial isoform X3; amino-acid sequence: MICIEGNIASGKTTCLEYFSKTNSIEVLTEPVSKWRNVRGHNPLGLMYQDPTRWGITLQTYVQLTMLDRHLSQISAPIRMMERSIFSAKYIFVENLYRSGKMPEVDFAVLSEWFEWITTNISLPVDLIVYLQTTPETCYERLRQRCREEEKVIPMEYLESIHQLYEDWLIKQTSFKVPAPVLVIPADHDIQQMLQQYEENKERILAAQRT